The region ACAATAGAGCACATGCATAGCATGAGACCAGTCGGCGATTTCTTCCAGCTCATGAGTGATCATCAAAATTGACATATTTTTAAGCTGGTTGAGGCTTTTCAATAAACGGAAAACCTGCGCCCGGGTCGTGGTTTCGAGTGCTGTAGTCGGCTCGTCTGCAATTAACAGTTTGGGACTTCTTGCAATGGCCATGGCAATCATCACCTTCTGGCAGACACCTTCTGAAAGCTCATGAGGGTAGCTGCTCGACACGCGACGGTGATCCCGGATCCCGACTTTGTGCAGTAAGGCTTTTACTTTTTCTTTGCGCTCATTGCGGCGACTAAAAAAGCCGCCTTTAAAACAGCTATCGGGCAGTGACTCTGCCACTTGCTCAAAAATCTTGGCGGTCGGGTCCAGACTCCGGCTTGGCTCCTGATAGATCATGGCAATATCCCGGCTCACCAGCTTACGGCGTTTTTCCGGGCTCAAGCGCATCAGATCTACCCCCTGCCAGTGCATGCGGTCAGCGGTAACGCGCCAGCGGTTGTTTAAAACCCCAACGATGGCTTTTGCTATCAAGCTTTTGCCAGACCCGGATTCACCCACCAGGGCATGCACCTCACCCTCCTTAAGACTTAGGCTAACCCGGTCTACAGCGCGGATCACGCCATTGTCAGTGGGTAATTCGATGGTGAGGTTTTTGATATCAAGTAATTGCATTAATCTGCCTTTCTCGCCTGCAATGCGTCGCGTAGCCCGTCACCGACAAGGTTAGTCGCAAGCACGGATAAAAACAACAGCGCGCCGGGCAGGCCCACGGTCCATGGAGCCAGATAGATCAACCCCAGGTTTTCCGCCAACATCGCTCCCCATTCAGTGGTGGGGGGTTGAGCACCGAGTTTTAAAAAGCCCAGGGCCGCGATATCCAGAATGGCAGTCGACAGAGCTAAGGTGAAAATAACCACGATATGTTCATAGATATTGGGTAGTACACCACGCATAATTAATTGCCAGCGGCTTGCACCATCCAGTCTGAACGCGCTGATATAATCCTTATTAAGCTCTTCAACCACCAGGTTTCGGATAGAATGAATATACTGAGGGAGCAACGCGAAGATAATCGCCCATACAGTGTTAAACAGACCAGGACCTAAAATGGCGATAATGATAATGGCCAGTAGCAGCGACGGGATGGCCAGGGTAATATCCAGTAGGTGGTTGAGCAAGCTAGACTTAAAACCCTGACTACACCCAGCTAACGTGCCCAGCACTACCCCCATCAGAGTGGTTAACAGTGCCGCGACGATTGACAAGCCAAAGGTGTAAGTGGCACCTCGCATCAGGCGAGACAAAACGTCACGTCCCAAATCATCTGTACCCAGAATAAAGTTAACATTCCCCTCATCGTGCCAGGAAGGGGGAAGCAATAAGGCATCGGCATGCTGCTGATCGATACCATAAGGGGCTAACAAAGGAGCCAACAGGGCGAGCAGCGTCAACGCAATAAATAGCCACAGCCCAACCAATGCCGGGTGGTTCGCTTTAAACTTACGCCACAGCCGGGATAATGGAGAGCGGTTAGACTCTTCTGTAAAGAGGTTAAACTTTGCCATGGGCCTGATTCCTGGCTAGCGGGTCAAGGAGTGTGTGGATCACATCTGCCAGCATATTCGCGAAAATAACAAAAAAGGAGACTGCCAGCAGACCCCCCTGAATTGCAGGATAGTCGCGCTGATAAATACTCTCTATCATCCAGCGACCGATCCCCGGCCAGGAAAATATCACTTCTGTAACCATGGCCAGCGTGATCAGCGTACTAAATTGCAGCCCTATTTGCTTGATCACTGGTAATAAGGCGTTGCGCAGCGCGTGGTCAAGGATCAACTGCCGACGGTTAAGGCCTTTAGCCCGTGCCGTTTTAATATAGTTTTGTTCCAGTACGGTTAGCATGGAGTCTCGGGTAAAGCGAACAAGCACTGTAGTTGGGTACATGGCTAATACGACTGTAGGCAGCGTCAAGTGGTGCAGTGCATCTGCAAAGGCCTGTCCACCATAGGGGAAGTCATGCAGCCAAATATCCAATAAAATAAAATTAGTGACGGGCGGGATCTCGTACAGCAGACCAATACGACCCGACATAGGAAACCAGCCAAAACTGAGACAAAAAATCATGATCAGTAACAGTGCCAACCAGAAGACTGGTATTGAAAAACCAAGTAAAGTCAGTGAGCTGATCACTTTATCTGGCCACTTGTTGTGATACGCACTGGCAATCACTCCCGCAGGGATACCAAGGCATAGTGCGACAATCAATGCGTATACACAAAGTTCTATGGTGGCCGGAAATAGCTGTTTTACATGGCCGAATACTTCCTGACCAGAGGATAAGGATAATCCCCAGTCCCCCTGAAAGAGGCGGAGCAGAAAGGCCTGATACTGGACCAGAAGGCCGTCATCGATATGGTATTTTTGCTGTAAAATTTGTGTCTGGCTAAAATTGGTACTCAGTTCTCCGCTGAAGTTGGTGAGCAGATCTCCAGGGAACAGATAATTCAGTGCAAAGGTAAACGCGGTAAGTGCAAACAGCATGAATAGCAACAGGCTGAGACGACGAAATAAAAAGTCTGCAAACATAATCAGTTTTTCCTCGCGTTAGCCAAAGAAATACCACCAAAAGGACGTAGCTCTATGCCCATCACACTGGTGTTACTTGCCTGAAAACGCATGCCGTGAGCAATCGGTACAACGGGCAGTTCTGCAATTAACATTTGCTGAGCTTGCTGATAAAACTGTTTACGCTGTTGCAGATCACTGGTATCAAGTGCCTGAGTGAGTAATAGGTCAAACTCCGGGTTACACCAGTTTGCGGGGTTTTTGCCACTGAATGTTGCTGTGCAGCTTAACAAAGGGCTGAAAAAGTTGTCCGGATCTGGCGTATCAGCGGCCCAGCCGAGCAATACACTGTCGTGTTCGTGTCGGCCAACTCGCTCCAGGAAGGTGTTCCACTCGTACTCAACTATGGTCGCACGGATCCCTATTTCGCGCAGGTCACTTTGAATAAGCTCGGCCATTTTTCGTGCATTAGGGTTATAAATTCGAGAAACCGGCATGGCCCACAAATCCATTTCAAAGCCATCTGGATACCCTGCCTGTGTCAAAAACTCCCGGGCGCGCTCCGGGTCATAGCTGGGCATTGCCTGAGTCTGAAAGGCCCAGGATGAAGGCGGTAAAATGGAGCGAGCCTGGATCCCGTTGCCGTAGAATACCGCTTTCATGATTTTCTGAAAATCGATGCTGTGTGCCAACGCCTTACGCACCAGAACGTTATCAAAAGGAGGCTTTTCGGTATTAAAGGCCCAGTAGCCTACATTCAGGTTGACGGCCTTATCGACTCGGATGTCTTTGCGCGCCGCCAGAGTTTCCAGCTGAGTGGCGCTGGGGTGCGCGGTAATGTCACACTCTTTGGTCAGCATTTTGGCAATACGGCTGGTGTTATTGGTGGTGATGTCATACACCAGCTGATCCATGGCCAGGTCATGTTTCCAGTAACCCGGATGTTTGTGGTAACGGATTAGGTTATCGCGCAAAAAGCCCTTGTATTTGTAGGGGCCGGTGCCCACAGGTAACGCGTCGAAATCCTGTTTTCGCTCTTGTGCTACCAGCTGCATGGCGTACTCCTGCGACAGGATCACCGCAAAGTCGGTGGCGATGTTGGATAAAAAGCTACTTTCACTGCTGAATAGTTCGAATCTTACTGTGTAGTCGTCTACTTTGACTATTTGGCGAATAAGCTGATCCATGCCCACACTTTGAAAATAGGGATAATTCGCATCACCCACAAAATGGAATGGATTGTAGACATCGAACAGACGGTTAAACGAAAACACCACGTCATCGGCAGTCATAGTGCGGGTCGGGGTAAAATAGTCTGTAGTGTGAAAAGTAACGTCTTTGCGCAGCGTAAAGGTGATTTGCTTACCGTCTTCACTGATCTCCCAGCCGGTTGCCAGCTCAGGGCGAAACTCTGCAGTGAGCGGATCTATGCTGATCAGGGTGTTGTATAGCTGGTTAGCAATAATATCTATGGTTGAACCTGTTGTGGTGACCTGCGGATTAAACGACACCGGGTTGGCTTCGGCGCAATAGACGATCCCCTGGATCTTGCGTTGGGCCTGTGCAGTGTTGTCACTGCAGCCTGCGAGCAGCGCACTTAGCAGGGCTGTGACGGGGAATAGCCAGTATTTAGCTATGTACCGACACTGTTGCCGGACGCAGGTCGCCCGGGTGGAGGAGGTATCAGTTGCTCTGTTAGCCACGGCTAAGCCTCTTGTTGCGAGTCCAGTAGGTTGTACTTCTTCAGATAACCACGCAGCTGATGATAGGTCAGCCCCAGATTCTGAGCGGTTTTTTTCTGGTTAAACTGGCTATGCTCCAGCGCATTGCGCAGCAGGTCAATTTCAAATTCATTAGAGAGCGACTTCAGGTCGCACGGAAATGAGCAAGCAGACGGTTTGGCCTGCGGCGTTTCTGTCATGGTGATGGGGGCTGTAGTAGTTGCCTGAGCCGGCATTTCCGCGGCTTTTTTTATTCTTTGAGTGGGTCTGTAGGGGCTGGCAAACGGGTCGAATACAATCTGGTGTACGGCCAATTGCTCGCTGCCATGACGATATAAACTGCGCTCCACCACGTTCTTAAGTTCACGAATGTTACCCGGCCAGGCATAGTCGAGCAGCATTTCTGTGGCGCTGCGGGTAAAGCCACTGAATAAAGACCAGCCTAAATCGCGGGCCATGTTAATCGCAAAATGTTCAGCTAACAGCAGGATGTCTTCTTTGCGCTCACGCAGGGGCGGCAATGTAATAACGTCAAAAGCTAAACGGTCGAGCAAGTCATGGCGAAACTCGCCATTCTCAGCAAGGGTCGGTAAGTCTTCGTTGGTGGCGCAGACAAGTCGGGTGTCTACTTTGACCGTTTGTTTCCCGCCAACTCGCTCAAATTCGCCATACTCTATGACCCGCAGGAGTTTTTCCTGCACCATGGCCGAGGTATTAGCCAGCTCATCAAGGAACAGGGTGCCGCCGTTGGCACGCTCAAAACGACCTTCATGCCGTTTACTGGCGCCGGTGAATGCGCCACTTTCGTGACCAAATAGTTCGCTTTCCAGCAGGTTTTCGTTCAGTGCAGCACAGTTGAGCTTGACATAATTCTGGTCCCATCGCTCGGATAAATAGTGTAAACGGGCCGCGATTAACTCTTTACCGGTTCCCCGCTCACCGATGATCAGTACCGGCTTTTCCAGCGGAGCAAGCTGAGATACCTGATCCAAGACAGCAAGGAAGCTATCCGACTGGCCGAGTAAATTATCCTGTTGGCGAAACTGACTCATATTGCCTAACTCTTAGTATTTTTGACTAACATCTAGTGTATTTTAAAAAAAGATGAAGCGAAAGTATTTTTCTATTATTATAACTTGTTGATTTTAATAAATTAAATTTATCGAAAAGTTGGCAAGCTAATTGATATATCTAATCAGCAAACTAAATTACTAACCAAAGAGGTAATAGATTATGGGAATCTTTTCACGTTTTGCTGATATTGTTAATTCTAATATCAATGCGATTCTGGATAAAGCGGAAGATCCAGAAAAAATGGTCCGTTTGATCATTCAGGAAATGGAAGACACCTTAGTGGAAGTGCGCTCGACGTCGGCAAAAACGCTGGCAGAGAAAAAGGAGCTGGAGCGTCGCGTTGAGCAGTTACGTACTCAGGCAGATGACTGGCAGCAAAAAGCAGAACTGGCACTGACTAAAGACCGTGAAGACCTGGCACGTGCGGCCTTGCTTGAAAAGCAAAAAGCCACCGATGCGGCAGACAGCGTGACACAAGAGCTGGCACATGTTGAGTCGCATATTGAGAAGCTGCAACAGGAAGTCACCACTTTGCAGGAAAAGTTGGCTGATGCCAAAGCGCGTCAAAAAGCCATTGTATTACGCCAGCGCTCAGCCGAGTCTCGTCTGGATGTTAAGAAGGCACTGGATAGCAGTAAAGTCGAAGATGCCCTGAATCGCTTTGAGCGCTATGAGAGCAAAATCGATGGTCTGGAATCTCAGGTTGAGTCTTACGATTTAGGCAAAAAATCACTGGCAGATGAAATTGCCGATCTGCAAAAGAATGAGAAGGTGGATGACGAACTTGCGGCATTGAAGAAAAAATTAGCCGATAAGTGAATTTGACTGCACCTGCTGTTAAGGTAGGTGCAATAATGAAAAGAACAACGTGCCCAGGTTAGACAGGAGAGGAATATGTTTGATGCAGAGATTTTAGTCGCCCCGATCATCATCTTTATGATTGTTGTGGCACCGCTATGGTTGATCCTGCACTATCGTAGCAAAAAGCAGGTCAGTCAGGGGCTGAGCGAGCACGAACACCGCCAGCTGGTAGAGTTGGCACACAAAGCAGAGAAAATGGCGCAACGCGTTGAAACGCTGGAGGCCCTGCTTGATCAAGAGTCACCAGAGTGGAGACGCAAAGTATGAGTAAACGTAGACGAGAATTATACCGTGACCCGAAAAGGGGCAAGTTAGCGGGCGTGTGTGCGGGGCTGAGCGACTACTTTGATATGGAGCTATGGCTGGTCAGGATCTTGTTTGTAACTGCGGTGCTGTTATCCGGTGGGCCACTGTTTATTGTAGTCTACGTTGCCTGTTGGTTTATTCTTGATAAAAAAGCAGAGACACCACAGGCGCCAGGCGCGGACAGCAACTACTCAAGCAAAGACGAAGATCCCGTGTCGGTAAAGTTTAAAGTCTGGCAAAAAGGCGAGCCGCCACGCCAGGCGCTGTTTGACCTGAAAGAGCGTTTAACGCGCCTCGACGGTCGCATCCAGCACATGGAAACGTATGTGACGTCGAGCGAATACACGGTAAAACGCGAAATTAACAAACTCTAGTAACAGACAGATACGCAAAGGGGCGCTGCCCTGGGGTCGGCAGCCTTGCCACCTTTGCTAAAAAATAAGGAATGTGTGCCTTTATGAGTGTATCGGGCCTGACTGCCAGGGCGCTGAAAAAATTACAGCAAACTACCCACAAAACTCTCTCCCGGAGTCTGGACAGACATGTGAAACTGGCTGTAACCGGGTTCAGTGGTAGTGGAAAAACGGCCTTCATCACAGCTTTGGTTAAACACCTAACCACTCAGGCTACGGCGCAAAACCTGCCTTTTTTGGAAGTGGTGCGGGAGCAGCGCCTGATAGCCTGCAAACAGGTGCCACAGAGTGCGCTGGATATTCCCAGCTTTGAATACCACAATGCGGTCAGCCATTTATTAGCAAACCCTCCCAGCTGGCCGCCTTCAACACAGCGGATCAATACACTTACACTGGCGTTGAAATTTCGATCCGTAAAAGGTGTCAGGCAGCATCTGAGCGAAACTCATACCGTCTATCTTGAGTTGATTGATTATCCGGGTGAATGGTTAATGGATTTACCTATGCTCAACCAAAGTTTTGCCCAATGGAGCGAGCAACAGCTCAAGCGGCTGGCGCAACCCGATTATGCGCAAGTAAGTGCGCCTTTCTTGCAGCAGCTTGCACAGTTTGATGCTCATGCAGTGGTTAACGAAAGCGAGCTGGCGGCAATGGCAAGCGTTTACGCGGATGTCCTGAAACAGCTCAAGGCTCAGACCCGGCTGGCGCAGCTGCAGCCCGGGCGTATGCTGATCCCCGGAGAGCTCGATGGTGCGCCGATTTTACAGTTTTTTCCATTAGCCGTTTCTGATAATACTGCTGAGCAAAGCCAATATCATCACCTGGAGCAGCGCTTTGAAGCCTATAAAAAGCAAGTGATCACACCTTTTTATCGAGAACATTTTTGCCGCTTTGACCGCCAGCTGGTACTGGTGGACCTGCTCAGTGCGCTCAATGATGGCCATACCACATTGACGGAAACTCAGAGTGCATTAAGTGACACGCTGGCAATGTTTCGCCATGGTAAAAGTGGACTCTTGTCACGGTTGTTTCGTCCCAGTATCGATAAGGTGTTATTTGCGGCTAATAAATGTGACAGTGTGGCGCTGGCCGATCAGGATAAGCTGACGCGCTTATTGCATTCTTTGCTCTTACCCAGC is a window of Pseudoalteromonas sp. R3 DNA encoding:
- a CDS encoding oligopeptide/dipeptide ABC transporter ATP-binding protein gives rise to the protein MQLLDIKNLTIELPTDNGVIRAVDRVSLSLKEGEVHALVGESGSGKSLIAKAIVGVLNNRWRVTADRMHWQGVDLMRLSPEKRRKLVSRDIAMIYQEPSRSLDPTAKIFEQVAESLPDSCFKGGFFSRRNERKEKVKALLHKVGIRDHRRVSSSYPHELSEGVCQKVMIAMAIARSPKLLIADEPTTALETTTRAQVFRLLKSLNQLKNMSILMITHELEEIADWSHAMHVLYCGQMVEAGPTTKVFCHPYHPYTQALVKSLPDYAHGIGHKASFFALKGTIPPLQHLPIGCRLGPRCPQAQRECVVTPDQVKSHGHAYACHFPLLQEKKKCNPC
- a CDS encoding ABC transporter permease subunit produces the protein MAKFNLFTEESNRSPLSRLWRKFKANHPALVGLWLFIALTLLALLAPLLAPYGIDQQHADALLLPPSWHDEGNVNFILGTDDLGRDVLSRLMRGATYTFGLSIVAALLTTLMGVVLGTLAGCSQGFKSSLLNHLLDITLAIPSLLLAIIIIAILGPGLFNTVWAIIFALLPQYIHSIRNLVVEELNKDYISAFRLDGASRWQLIMRGVLPNIYEHIVVIFTLALSTAILDIAALGFLKLGAQPPTTEWGAMLAENLGLIYLAPWTVGLPGALLFLSVLATNLVGDGLRDALQARKAD
- a CDS encoding ABC transporter permease subunit; this translates as MFADFLFRRLSLLLFMLFALTAFTFALNYLFPGDLLTNFSGELSTNFSQTQILQQKYHIDDGLLVQYQAFLLRLFQGDWGLSLSSGQEVFGHVKQLFPATIELCVYALIVALCLGIPAGVIASAYHNKWPDKVISSLTLLGFSIPVFWLALLLIMIFCLSFGWFPMSGRIGLLYEIPPVTNFILLDIWLHDFPYGGQAFADALHHLTLPTVVLAMYPTTVLVRFTRDSMLTVLEQNYIKTARAKGLNRRQLILDHALRNALLPVIKQIGLQFSTLITLAMVTEVIFSWPGIGRWMIESIYQRDYPAIQGGLLAVSFFVIFANMLADVIHTLLDPLARNQAHGKV
- a CDS encoding ABC transporter substrate-binding protein, which translates into the protein MLSALLAGCSDNTAQAQRKIQGIVYCAEANPVSFNPQVTTTGSTIDIIANQLYNTLISIDPLTAEFRPELATGWEISEDGKQITFTLRKDVTFHTTDYFTPTRTMTADDVVFSFNRLFDVYNPFHFVGDANYPYFQSVGMDQLIRQIVKVDDYTVRFELFSSESSFLSNIATDFAVILSQEYAMQLVAQERKQDFDALPVGTGPYKYKGFLRDNLIRYHKHPGYWKHDLAMDQLVYDITTNNTSRIAKMLTKECDITAHPSATQLETLAARKDIRVDKAVNLNVGYWAFNTEKPPFDNVLVRKALAHSIDFQKIMKAVFYGNGIQARSILPPSSWAFQTQAMPSYDPERAREFLTQAGYPDGFEMDLWAMPVSRIYNPNARKMAELIQSDLREIGIRATIVEYEWNTFLERVGRHEHDSVLLGWAADTPDPDNFFSPLLSCTATFSGKNPANWCNPEFDLLLTQALDTSDLQQRKQFYQQAQQMLIAELPVVPIAHGMRFQASNTSVMGIELRPFGGISLANARKN
- the pspF gene encoding phage shock protein operon transcriptional activator; the encoded protein is MSQFRQQDNLLGQSDSFLAVLDQVSQLAPLEKPVLIIGERGTGKELIAARLHYLSERWDQNYVKLNCAALNENLLESELFGHESGAFTGASKRHEGRFERANGGTLFLDELANTSAMVQEKLLRVIEYGEFERVGGKQTVKVDTRLVCATNEDLPTLAENGEFRHDLLDRLAFDVITLPPLRERKEDILLLAEHFAINMARDLGWSLFSGFTRSATEMLLDYAWPGNIRELKNVVERSLYRHGSEQLAVHQIVFDPFASPYRPTQRIKKAAEMPAQATTTAPITMTETPQAKPSACSFPCDLKSLSNEFEIDLLRNALEHSQFNQKKTAQNLGLTYHQLRGYLKKYNLLDSQQEA
- the pspA gene encoding phage shock protein PspA, with the protein product MGIFSRFADIVNSNINAILDKAEDPEKMVRLIIQEMEDTLVEVRSTSAKTLAEKKELERRVEQLRTQADDWQQKAELALTKDREDLARAALLEKQKATDAADSVTQELAHVESHIEKLQQEVTTLQEKLADAKARQKAIVLRQRSAESRLDVKKALDSSKVEDALNRFERYESKIDGLESQVESYDLGKKSLADEIADLQKNEKVDDELAALKKKLADK
- the pspB gene encoding envelope stress response membrane protein PspB, whose product is MFDAEILVAPIIIFMIVVAPLWLILHYRSKKQVSQGLSEHEHRQLVELAHKAEKMAQRVETLEALLDQESPEWRRKV
- the pspC gene encoding envelope stress response membrane protein PspC encodes the protein MSKRRRELYRDPKRGKLAGVCAGLSDYFDMELWLVRILFVTAVLLSGGPLFIVVYVACWFILDKKAETPQAPGADSNYSSKDEDPVSVKFKVWQKGEPPRQALFDLKERLTRLDGRIQHMETYVTSSEYTVKREINKL
- a CDS encoding YcjX family protein; amino-acid sequence: MSVSGLTARALKKLQQTTHKTLSRSLDRHVKLAVTGFSGSGKTAFITALVKHLTTQATAQNLPFLEVVREQRLIACKQVPQSALDIPSFEYHNAVSHLLANPPSWPPSTQRINTLTLALKFRSVKGVRQHLSETHTVYLELIDYPGEWLMDLPMLNQSFAQWSEQQLKRLAQPDYAQVSAPFLQQLAQFDAHAVVNESELAAMASVYADVLKQLKAQTRLAQLQPGRMLIPGELDGAPILQFFPLAVSDNTAEQSQYHHLEQRFEAYKKQVITPFYREHFCRFDRQLVLVDLLSALNDGHTTLTETQSALSDTLAMFRHGKSGLLSRLFRPSIDKVLFAANKCDSVALADQDKLTRLLHSLLLPSENELKFSGVEIDTMAISSVKSTQPKQVTEQGKTLSCVYGKPVGESNYISYLPPIPPEHLPGTQQWPKQGYAFLSFEPFPAYQGQIEHIRLDHVLQFLLGDKLQ